The DNA window AAGCCAGCCTCCCGGGCACCCGCCCTCCCGCACCGAGACAGGAGCGCGCGTTGAAGCAGTCATCATCGAGAGGACCTCGCTGGAGTCTCGCGCTGGTCTTCGTGGTCGTCACCGTCGTCTACGAGTGCTGTCCCATCAAGGGTGTCGGGGACCTGTTCTGGAGCCTGCCCACCGTCTTCAGCGTCATCCGCGAGGGGAACGCGGACCTGAACGAGTACCAGGACGCCTTCCACTACTACCCGGGCGCGGTGGAGGTCGTCGACGGGAAGTACCGCAACTTCTTCCCCGTGGGCTCCGCGCTGCTCGCGCTGGGGCCCATCTGGGCCTTCAACGGCGGGGTGAACCTGGTCGCGCCCGTGGCGGAGCACATCCCCAAGCTCAACAAGGGGGTCGCCAACTGGAAGAAGAACTTCGCGCGCGTGGGCAACATCGACGCGTCGTTCTTCTTCACCACGGAGATGGTGCTCGCCTCGCTGTTCATGGGGCTGGCGGCGGTGTTCATCCAGCTCATGGCGTCGGAGCTGTTGCCCTGGCGGTGGGCGCTGGTGGTGACGGGCGTCTTCGCCTTCTGCAGCTCCGTCTGGTCCACGGCGACGCGGGACCTGGGACAGCATGGGCCGTCCGTGCTGATGCTCTCCATCGCGCTGTGGCTGCTGGTCCGGGCCCGGCGTGTTCCCTCCAGCGCGGCCTGGGCCGGGCTCTTCGTGGGCCTGTCCTATGTGATGCGGCCGACGAACAGCCTCTCGGTGATACTGCTCTCCGTCCTGGTGGCGATTCGCTACCGCCGCTACTTCCTCCCGTACTGCGGCATGGGCCTGCTCGTGGCGGCCGCCTTCTTCGCCTACAACTGGAGCGTCTACTCGGCCATCCTCCCGCCCTACTTCCAGGCTGGACGCATCGCGCCCCAGAGCGGAGCGCTGATGGCGGAGGCGCTCGCGGGCAACCTGGTCAGCCCCGCGCGCGGCCTGTTCATCTACTCCCCCATCTTCCTGCTCTCCCTCTACGGGCTCTTCCTGGAGCTGCGTGACAAGAGCCATCGGGTGGAGGCCAGCGTGTTCGGCCTCATCCTCGTGCTGCACTGGCTGACGGTCTCCAGCTTCCCCCACTGGTGGGCGGGGCACTCGTATGGGCCGCGCTACATGACGGACATGACGCCGTACCTCTGCTACTTCCTGGTGCCCGTCGTCGACCGGCTGCGGCTGCGGGCCTCGTCGCCCGCGCCCCTCTGGAGGCGGGGCTTCGTGCTGACCTTCGCGCTGCTGGCGGGGCTGAGCGTCTTCACCCACTTGAGGGGCGCCACGAGCTCCGCCGTCGTCAACTGGAACGGCTTGCCGCTGGATGTCGACACACACCCCTCCCGGCTGTGGGACTTTGGAGACATCTCGTTCCTCCGGGGTCTGTCCAAGCAGCCCTAGCCAGAACCAAGACATCTGGCCTGATGTCTGCACTCGAAACGCGGCGCAGCACCACCGCGGGACTTCGAGGGGGACACATGAGCGACGCCAGAATCACGCTGTACCGGGACACCCAGTTCGGGGGACGCGCCGTCGCGATGGGGCCCTGTGGAACCTCGCATCTGGGGCGGGACGAGGGGTTCAATGACCAGGCGTCCTCCATCATCGTCCAGCGTGGCATCTGGCTTGTCTACAACGACACGGACTACAGCGGCCCGGTCCATGTCCTGACGCCGGGGGAGTACCCCAACCCTGGCGCCTGGCGCGGCCAGGGGAATGCCATCTCCTCGTTGCGTCCGCTGCCGGGAGTGAAAGGGGACGGCATGCTCATCCTCTTCAAGAACGGCTCCTACGGGGGGCGCATGGTGCCCATCACGGGCCCGACCGCGGACCTGAAGTCCATCGACTTCAACAACGCGGCGTCCTCCGTCATCGTGCTGGGTCGCTCGTGGCTGCTGCACAGGGACGCGAACTTCCGGGGCACGACCTGGCCTGTTTCCAGCTCTGGCGGCCCGGACCAGAACGGCTACTACCCCAGCGCCTCCGGCTTCTTCGACAACGACGCCATCTCGTCGCTCAAGCCCCAGTAGCATCGCGCGCCTCGACTCGGGACGGGCGACGTGCTCCCGTCCCGGGGACAAGGAGTCGCCTGATGACGTGGTGGATGTATGCCCTGGCCTCCGCGGTCTTCGCCGCGCT is part of the Myxococcus landrumus genome and encodes:
- a CDS encoding beta/gamma crystallin-related protein — its product is MSDARITLYRDTQFGGRAVAMGPCGTSHLGRDEGFNDQASSIIVQRGIWLVYNDTDYSGPVHVLTPGEYPNPGAWRGQGNAISSLRPLPGVKGDGMLILFKNGSYGGRMVPITGPTADLKSIDFNNAASSVIVLGRSWLLHRDANFRGTTWPVSSSGGPDQNGYYPSASGFFDNDAISSLKPQ